The stretch of DNA CAGCCGGATAAAAGCGCTTGCCTGCATAGCAGTTGTCGTGCTGCACGGCTGCTATATAACAGGCGCCACTTTTGCGAGAAACGATCGTGAGCGAATGACAGCATTGTTCACAGTGCGCAACCTGATGTACTGGGCTGTTCCTGCTTTCATGATGGTGAGCGGTGCGCTGATGCTGGACGCTAAGCGAAAGATCGATCTCAAAAAGATCTTCGGGAAATATATGCCGCGTATGGTGATAGCCCTGTTTGCTTTTGCCGAGATA from Ruminococcus albus AD2013 encodes:
- a CDS encoding acyltransferase family protein, which encodes MNNDTENKSRILYFSRIKALACIAVVVLHGCYITGATFARNDRERMTALFTVRNLMYWAVPAFMMVSGALMLDAKRKIDLKKIFGKYMPRMVIALFAFAEIFAVYDHAVYQKDFRPRAPA